CGGCGTCAATGCTGACGGCGTGCGGGTCGAGCGGCGGCGGAATCGTGATCAACTACTACACGCCGGCAAACGAGGCGCAGACCTTCACCGCCGTCGCCGAGCGGTGCAATGACGAGCTCGGCGGCCGGTTCCGGATCCAGCAGGTCAGCCTGCCCAAGGGCGCCGACGACCAGCGCCTGCAATTGGCCAGGCGGCTGACCGGGAACGACCGAACGCTCGACGTGATGGCGCTCGACGTCGTCTGGACCGCCGAGTTCGCCGAAGCCGGTTGGGCGTTGCCGCTGTCGGACGATCCGGCCGGGCAGGCCGAAGCCGACGCCACGTCGAACACGCTGCCGGGCCCGCTGGAGACCGCCAAGTGGCAGGACCAGCTCTACGCCTCACCGATCACCACCAACACCCAATTGCTGTGGTACCGCGCGGATTTGATGCCCGAACCGCCCGCGACATGGGACGACATGGTGGCCGAGGCGACCCGCCTGCACGCCGCAGGGGGGCCGAGCTGGATTGCGGTGCAAGGTAAGCAGTACGAAGGTCTGGTCGTGTGGTTCAACACGTTGCTGGAAAGCGCGGGCGGACAGGTGCTTTCCGAGGACGGCGAGACCGTCACGCTGACCGACACGCCCGAGCACCGCGCCGCCACCGTCAAGGCGCTGCAGATCATCAAATCGGTCGCCACCGCTCCCGGCGCCGACCCGTCGGTCACCCAGACCGATGAGACCACCGCCCGGCTGGCGCTCGAACAGGGCAAAGCCGCGCTCGAAGTGAACTGGCCCTACGTGCTGCCGTCGCTGCTGGAGAACGCGGTCAAGGGCGGTGTGTCGTTCCTGCCGCTCAACGAGGACCCCGCGCTGGCCGACAGCATCGGTGACGCGGGCACGTTCTCGCCCACCGACGAGCAGTTCGAGGCCGCGTTCGACGCCAGCAAGAAGGTGTTCGGCTTCGCGAACTACCCCGGTGTCCAACCCGACGAACCGGCGAAGGTGACGCTCGGCGGGCTCAACCTCGCCGTCGCCAAGACCACCCAGCACAAGGCCGAGGCGTTCGAGGCCATCCGCTGCCTGCGCAATGTGGAGAACCAGCGCTACACCTCGGTGGAGGGCGGCCTGCCCGCGGTGCGGGCCTCGCTGTACGACGACCCGGCGTTCCAGCAGAAGTACCCGCAGTACGAGATCATCCGCGAGCAGCTCACCAACGCCGCGGTGCGGCCCGCGACACCCGTCTACCAGGCGGTGTCGACGCGGATCTCGGCCACGCTGGCGCCGATCACCGACATCGACCCGGAGCGCACCGCCGACGAGCTGACCGAGCAGGTGCAGAAGGCCATCGAGGGTAAGGGGCTGATCCCGTGACCGCCGCAGTTGACACGCCCGCCCCGGCGGCGACCGCGAGCGGCAGCGACGACCAGCGCTCCGAGCGCCGGCTGGCGTACTGGCTGATCGCGCCGGCAGTGGTGCTGATGCTGGCGGTGACCGGGTATCCCATCGGCTACGCGATCTGGCTGAGCCTGCAGCGCAACAACATGGCCGCACCCGACGACACCGAGTTCGTCGGCCTGGCCAACTACATCACCATCCTCACCGACCAGTACTGGTGGACGGCGTTCTTCGTCACGCTGGCCATCACCGTCGTCTCGGTGGCGATCGAGTTCGTGCTCGGCATGGCGCTGGCACTGGTCATGCACCGCACCATCTTCGGTAAGGGCGTGATCCGCACCGCGGTGCTGATCCCGTACGGCATCGTCACCGTCGCCGCGTCCTACAGCTGGTACTACGCGTGGACGCCGAGCACCGGTTATCTGGCCAACCTGCTGCCCGAGGGCAGCGCGCCGCTCACCGAACAGATCCCGTCGCTGGCGATCGTGGTGCTGGCCGAGGTCTGGAAGACGACGCCGTTCATGGCGCTGCTGCTGCTGGCCGGCCTGGCGCTGGTGCCGCAGGATCTGCTCAACGCCGCGCAGATGGACGGCGCCGGGGCGTGGAAGCGGCTGGTGAAAGTCATCCTGCCGCTGATCAAACCGGCGATCCTGGTGGCGTTGCTGTTCCGCACGCTCGACGCGTTCCGCATCTTCGACAACATCTACGTGCTGACCGGCGGGGCGAACAACACCGGTTCGGTGTCGATCCTCGGTTACGACAACCTGTTCAAGGCGTTCAACGTCGGGTTGGGTTCGGCGATCAGCGTGTTGATCTTCCTGTGCGTGGCGATCATCGCGTTCATCTTCATCAAGATCTTCGGTGCCGCCGCGCCCGGCGCCGCGGAGGAGAGGCGCTGATGGCTGAGCGGGCTGGCGCGTCACGCGCGACGGGATGGGCCGTCATCAACGTTCTGGTCATCATCTACGCGCTGTTCCCGGTGCTGTGGATCCTGTCGCTGTCGCTGAAGCCGACGTCAAGTGTCAAGGACGGCAGGCTGATTCCGGCGGAGATCACGTTCGACAACTACAAGGCGATCTTCCAGGGCAACTTCTTCACCTCGGCGCTGATTAACTCGATCGGCGTCGGGCTGATCACGACGGTCATCGCGGTGGTGATCGGCGGGATGGCGGCCTACGCGGTCGCGCGGCTGGACTTCCCCGGTAAACAACTGCTGATCGGGGTCGCGCTGCTGATCGCGATGTTCCCCCACATCTCGCTCGTCACACCGATTTTCAACATCGAGCGTGCGGTCGGACTGTTCGACACCTGGCCCGGGCTGATCATCCCCTACATCACCTTCGCGCTGCCGCTGGCGATCTACACGCTGTCGGCGTTCTTTAGGGAGATCCCGTGGGATCTGGAGAAGGCCGCCAAGATGGACGGCGCCACACCGGCGCAGGCGTTCCGCCGGGTGATCGCCCCGCTGGCCGCGCCCGGCATCGTCACCGCGGCGATCCTGGTGTTCATCTTCGCGTGGAACGACCTGCTGCTGGCGCTGTCGCTGACCGCGACCGAACGCGCGATCACTGCGCCGGTGGCGATCGCGAACTTCACCGGCAGCTCGCAGTTCGAGGAACCGACCGGGTCGATCGCCGCGGGCGCGATGGTCATCACGATCCCGATCATCGTCTTTGTACTTATTTTCCAACGACGGATCGTCGCCGGCCTGACATCCGGCGCGGTGAAGGGGTAGTTCCATGGCCGAAATTGTGTTGGACCGGGTGACCAAGAGTTACCCCAACGGCGCGACGGCCGTCCACGAGTTGTCGATGACGATCGCCGACGGCGAGTTCATCATCCTCGTGGGTCCGTCCGGATGCGGAAAGTCCACCACCCTCAACATGATTGCGGGCCTCGAGGACATCACGTCGGGGGAGCTGCGCATCGGTGGCGAGCGGGTCAACGAGAAGGCACCCAAGGACCGCGACATCGCGATGGTGTTCCAGTCCTACGCGTTGTATCCGCACATGACCGTCCGGCAGAACATCGCGTTCCCGCTGACGCTGGCCAAGATGGGCAAGGCCGAGATCGCCACCAAGGTCGAGGAAGCCGCCAAGATCCTCGACCTGACCGACTTCCTGGACCGGCGCCCCGCGCAGCTGTCCGGCGGGCAGCGCCAGCGCGTCGCCATGGGCCGCGCGATCGTGCGTAACCCCAAGGCGTTCCTGATGGACGAGCCGCTGTCCAACCTCGACGCCAAACTGCGCGTGCAGATGCGTTCGGAGATCGCGCGGCTGCAGGACCGGCTGGGCACGACGACCGTCTACGTCACCCACGACCAGACCGAGGCGATGACCCTCGGTGACCGGGTGGTCGTGCTGCTGGCCGGCGTCGCCCAGCAGATCGGCACCCCCGACGAGCTCTACAACCGGCCGGCCAACCTGTTCGTCGCCGGCTTCATCGGCTCGCCGGCGATGAACTTCTTCCCCGCCACGCTCACCGACATCGGGGTCCGGCTGCCGTTCGGCGAGGTGACGCTGACAGCCGAACTGCAC
The window above is part of the Mycolicibacterium rutilum genome. Proteins encoded here:
- a CDS encoding ABC transporter substrate-binding protein; protein product: MRPRRLGAAAMAALTTASMLTACGSSGGGIVINYYTPANEAQTFTAVAERCNDELGGRFRIQQVSLPKGADDQRLQLARRLTGNDRTLDVMALDVVWTAEFAEAGWALPLSDDPAGQAEADATSNTLPGPLETAKWQDQLYASPITTNTQLLWYRADLMPEPPATWDDMVAEATRLHAAGGPSWIAVQGKQYEGLVVWFNTLLESAGGQVLSEDGETVTLTDTPEHRAATVKALQIIKSVATAPGADPSVTQTDETTARLALEQGKAALEVNWPYVLPSLLENAVKGGVSFLPLNEDPALADSIGDAGTFSPTDEQFEAAFDASKKVFGFANYPGVQPDEPAKVTLGGLNLAVAKTTQHKAEAFEAIRCLRNVENQRYTSVEGGLPAVRASLYDDPAFQQKYPQYEIIREQLTNAAVRPATPVYQAVSTRISATLAPITDIDPERTADELTEQVQKAIEGKGLIP
- a CDS encoding carbohydrate ABC transporter permease, with the translated sequence MTAAVDTPAPAATASGSDDQRSERRLAYWLIAPAVVLMLAVTGYPIGYAIWLSLQRNNMAAPDDTEFVGLANYITILTDQYWWTAFFVTLAITVVSVAIEFVLGMALALVMHRTIFGKGVIRTAVLIPYGIVTVAASYSWYYAWTPSTGYLANLLPEGSAPLTEQIPSLAIVVLAEVWKTTPFMALLLLAGLALVPQDLLNAAQMDGAGAWKRLVKVILPLIKPAILVALLFRTLDAFRIFDNIYVLTGGANNTGSVSILGYDNLFKAFNVGLGSAISVLIFLCVAIIAFIFIKIFGAAAPGAAEERR
- a CDS encoding carbohydrate ABC transporter permease → MAERAGASRATGWAVINVLVIIYALFPVLWILSLSLKPTSSVKDGRLIPAEITFDNYKAIFQGNFFTSALINSIGVGLITTVIAVVIGGMAAYAVARLDFPGKQLLIGVALLIAMFPHISLVTPIFNIERAVGLFDTWPGLIIPYITFALPLAIYTLSAFFREIPWDLEKAAKMDGATPAQAFRRVIAPLAAPGIVTAAILVFIFAWNDLLLALSLTATERAITAPVAIANFTGSSQFEEPTGSIAAGAMVITIPIIVFVLIFQRRIVAGLTSGAVKG
- a CDS encoding ABC transporter ATP-binding protein → MAEIVLDRVTKSYPNGATAVHELSMTIADGEFIILVGPSGCGKSTTLNMIAGLEDITSGELRIGGERVNEKAPKDRDIAMVFQSYALYPHMTVRQNIAFPLTLAKMGKAEIATKVEEAAKILDLTDFLDRRPAQLSGGQRQRVAMGRAIVRNPKAFLMDEPLSNLDAKLRVQMRSEIARLQDRLGTTTVYVTHDQTEAMTLGDRVVVLLAGVAQQIGTPDELYNRPANLFVAGFIGSPAMNFFPATLTDIGVRLPFGEVTLTAELHDQLSRQKANNLIVGIRPEHFEDAAVLDGYARIRALTFEVKVDFVESLGADKYVHFKTEGAGARSAQLAELAAESGVGENEFVARVSVESAARQGETIQLAFDTSKLAIFDPETGKNLTLSDGVASEPPAPAAEPAPPPAE